The following are from one region of the Gossypium hirsutum isolate 1008001.06 chromosome D03, Gossypium_hirsutum_v2.1, whole genome shotgun sequence genome:
- the LOC107949772 gene encoding COBRA-like protein 4: protein MMFYKFAYPLPMVAFFAIIISQAGAYDPLDPNGNITIKWDVMSWTPDGYVAVVTMTNFQMYRHIMSPGWTLGWVWAKKEVIWSMVGAQATEQGDCSKFKGNVPHCCKKNPTVVDLLPGVPYNQQIANCCKGGVVSSWGQDSSTAVSSFQVSVGRAGTSNKTVNLPLNFTLLGPGLGYTCSGAKKVPSTVFLTPDGRRKTQALMTWNVTCTYNQILASRYPSCCVSMSSFYNSTITPCPSCSCGCQNNNNCISGDAEIESVVGKNRTRSRNSNAMIRCTNHMCPIRVHWHVKLNYKEYWRVKMTVTNFNYAMNYTQWTLVAQHPNLDNITQVFSFEYKPLLPYKYTNDTGMFYGLKFYNDVLKEAGADGNVQSELILRKDMSTFTFKQGWAFPRKIYFNGDECAMPGPEEYPYLPNSANSKLISVSTMASFLLLVFANLLGMI, encoded by the exons ATGATGTTCTACAAATTTGCCTACCCCCTGCCAATGGTTGCTTTCTTTGCTATAATCATTTCTCAAGCAG GAGCATATGATCCGTTAGATCCTAACggaaatataacaattaaatggGACGTTATGTCCTGGACTCCGGATGGTTACGTT GCAGTTGTAACAATGACCAACTTCCAAATGTATCGGCACATAATGAGCCCTGGCTGGACCCTAGGCTGGGTTTGGGCTAAGAAAGAAGTGATCTGGTCAATGGTGGGAGCCCAAGCCACTGAACAAGGAGATTGTTCAAAGTTCAAAGGAAACGTCCCACACTGCTGTAAGAAAAACCCCACAGTTGTGGACTTGCTCCCCGGCGTCCCATACAACCAACAGATAGCCAATTGTTGCAAAGGTGGCGTCGTGTCGTCATGGGGCCAAGACTCCTCCACCGCGGTTTCGTCCTTTCAGGTGAGTGTTGGCCGTGCCGGGACTTCCAATAAAACAGTGAACCTGCCGTTGAACTTCACTTTGCTTGGTCCTGGTCTGGGTTACACATGCAGCGGAGCTAAAAAGGTGCCGTCCACTGTTTTCCTCACCCCTGATGGTCGACGAAAAACTCAAGCATTGA TGACATGGAATGTGACATGCACGTATAATCAGATTCTGGCATCACGATATCCGAGTTGTTGTGTCTCGATGTCTTCATTTTACAACTCCACAATCACACCTTGTCCATCATGTTCTTGTGGCTGTCAAAACAACAATAATTGCATCTC GGGTGATGCAGAGATAGAAAGTGTAGTTGGCAAGAACAGAACAAGGAGTAGAAATTCGAATGCGATGATAAGGTGTACCAACCATATGTGCCCCATCCGAGTGCATTGGCATGTGAAGCTGAATTACAAGGAGTATTGGCGAGTGAAGATGACGGTCACTAATTTCAACTACGCCATGAACTACACGCAGTGGACACTTGTGGCTCAACATCCTAACCTCGACAACATCACCCAAGTTTTCAGTTTCGAATATAAACCCCTCCTTCCTTACAAATACACAA ATGACACTGGTATGTTCTATGGCTTGAAGTTCTACAATGACGTATTAAAGGAAGCCGGAGCTGATGGAAACGTCCAATCAGAATTGATTCTTAGGAAAGACATGAGTACATTTACGTTCAAGCAAGGTTGGGCTTTCCCTAGGAAAATATACTTCAATGGCGATGAATGCGCCATGCCAGGTCCAGAGGAATATCCTTATCTACCAAACTCTGCAAATTCAAAGCTGATTTCAGTATCGACAATGGCTTCCTTTTTGCTTTTGGTTTTCGCTAATCTTTTGGGGATGATTTGA
- the LOC107949771 gene encoding squamosa promoter-binding-like protein 6 isoform X1: MESWSYVSGENGSESDAANSASDSFVRNRNAFMNLEFKGPYSFSNNMIVSGQQTIESHGFGELGYGELIGKQLTNGSIGDVLSSKVSEARTENPILATLNTLSVDDESSSMLSSSVVDSNSRDSLLIDLKLGRFPDYIDGQSSSLSIGAPILSSCESSTPPKRVRAAGANSHTAYCQVYGCNKDLTSSKDYHKRHKVCEAHSKTEKVIVNGIEQRFCQQCSRFHLLAEFDDGKRSCRKRLAGHNERRRKPQVGIRYGRTGRLLQPYNGFAGGRFQGTMLTNTSFICQNVRTSGLLHPEKYVTNEWGKRIKVEDGTDFSPLSAIPVKNGGHFEKHFPYFHNGPSAVTGGILGENNARCPHGFDGTYSGSRPLFQGTSSSASEDINVFDAALSIQGLSGISDSVCALSLLSSQSHSSSSHSSGIPMARSLVIPGYHNHHMTQVSEKLDRVSNMISSSGINSTEGSNMSAILISDSSEAANFNITDGLSCKDGPTINLLQLSSQLQRVEHQRQSMQEDNENETCLRIV, encoded by the exons ATGGAGTCCTGGAGTTATGTTTCTGGGGAGAATGGATCTGAATCTGATGCAGCAAATTCAGCTTCtgattcttttgtaagaaacaGAAATGCCTTTATGAATTTGGAGTTCAAAGGTCCATATAGTTTTAGTAACAATATGATAGTCTCTGGACAACAAACAATTGAAAGCCATGGTTTTGGAGAGTTGGGGTATGGAGAATTGATAGGGAAACAGTTAACTAATGGTTCAATTGGGGATGTTTTAAGTAGCAAAGTTAGTGAGGCTAGAACTGAAAATCCAATATTGGCTACCCTGAATACCTTATCCGTGGACGATGAGTCTAGTTCTATGCTTTCAAGTTCTGTTGTAGACTCGAATAGTCGGGATTCTTTGCTGATAGATTTGAAGCTGGGAAGATTTCCTGATTATATAGATGGCCAAAGTTCTAGTTTATCTATAGGAGCCCCCATTTTATCATCATGTGAGTCATCTACACCCCCAAAGAGAGTTCGAGCGGCCGGAGCAAATTCTCATACTGCATATTGCCAAGTTTATGGGTGTAATAAGGATCTCACTTCCTCAAAAGATTACCACAAGAGGCACAAAGTTTGCGAGGCTCACTCAAAAACTGAAAAAGTTATTGTTAATGGAATTGAACAAAGGTTTTGTCAACAATGCAGCAG GTTTCATTTGCTGGCTGAATTTGATGATGGAAAGCGCAGTTGCCGTAAACGCCTAGCTGGCCACAATGAGCGGCGGAGAAAGCCTCAAGTTGGTATTCGATACGGGAGAACCGGAAGGTTACTTCAGCCATATAATG GCTTCGCTGGTGGCAGATTTCAAGGGACTATGCTGACAAATACATCCTTTATTTGCCAAAATGTTCGAACTAGTGGCCTTTTGCATCCTGAGAAATATGTAACAAACGAATGGGGCAAACGGATAAAAGTTGAAGATGGGACGGATTTTAGCCCTCTTTCTGCCATACCTGTCAAGAACGGGGGGCATTTTGAGAAACATTTTCCCTATTTCCATAATGGACCTAGTGCAGTCACTGGAGGCATTTTAGGTGAGAACAATGCACGATGTCCTCATGGTTTTGATGGGACTTATTCCGGATCACGGCCTTTGTTCCAAGGCACCTCCTCGTCAGCAAGTGAAGACATCAATGTTTTCGATGCAGCATTGAGCATTCAGGGATTATCTGGGATTTCGGATTCTGTTTGTGCTCTCTCTCTTCTGTCATCTCAATCACACAGCTCTTCAAGCCACTCATCAGGAATTCCCATGGCCCGTTCCCTGGTTATTCCAGGCTACCATAACCATCACATGACTCAAGTCTCGGAAAAGCTCGACAGAGTGTCGAATATGATCTCTTCATCAGGGATCAATTCAACCGAAGGCAGTAACATGAGTGCTATACTGATATCTGATAGTAGTGAAGCTGCCAACTTCAATATCACTGATGGACTATCATGCAAAGATGGACCGACGATCAACTTGCTTCAGCTTTCATCGCAGCTTCAGCGAGTGGAACATCAAAGACAATCTATGCAAGAAGACAATGAAAATGAGACCTGCCTACGAATCGTTTAA
- the LOC107949911 gene encoding protein MAIN-LIKE 2-like, with protein sequence MTFRFPTTADGGAVTGDRRPPQWPSTGALAGRREKGRELRGPYCVLRGRVNSVGFLPDERLIPYLELAEFRSAALIQTFDLRYDLIFALVERWRPETHTFHLQCEECTVTLEDVALQLGLPIDRNTVTGVSSISRSATLCYELLGRSPSEGKFTSLRFSWLKANFEHLPSTANEWEVMQAVRAYIMHLIGGVLIPDANGGKVHLMYLPLLSNLHNTRSYSWGSAVLAILYCELCRTTVGGLQF encoded by the exons atgacTTTTCGTTTTCCGACCACCGCAGACGGCGGCGCCGTTACCGGCGACCGACGGCCGCCACAGTGGCCCAGCACCGGAGCTTTGGCCGGAAGGAGAGAAAAGGGGAGAGAGTTGAGAg GTCCGTACTGCGTATTGAGGGGCCGTGTTAATAGTGTAGGGTTTCTGCCAGATGAACGCCTAATACCATACTTAGAGTTAGCCGAGTTCAGATCAGCGGCATTGATCCAAACTTTTGATCTGCGATACGACTTGATTTTCGCTTTAGTCGAGCGATGGCGTCCGGAGACCCATACATTTCATTTGCAGTGCGAAGAGTGTACCGTCACTCTAGAGGATGTTGCATTACAGCTAGGGCTTCCCATTGACAGGAATACGGTCACGGGTGTAAGTTCAATCTCTAGGTCGGCTACCCTTTGCTATGAATTACTTGGACGCTCACCAAGTGAGGGGAAATTTACCAGTTTGAGATTTTCATGGCTAAAGGCTAATTTTGAGCATTTGCCGAGTACTGCCAATGAATGGGAGGTGATGCAGGCCGTTCGAGCTTACATTATGCACCttatagggggtgtactcatACCGGATGCAAACGGCGGTAAggtccacttgatgtacttacccctaTTATCCAATTTGCATAACACCCGTTCATACAGTTGGGGTTCCGCAGTTTTAGCCATACTGTATTGCGAACTTTGTCGAACGACAGTTGGGGGTCTGCAGTTTTAG
- the LOC107949771 gene encoding squamosa promoter-binding-like protein 6 (The RefSeq protein has 1 substitution compared to this genomic sequence), whose protein sequence is MESWSYVSGENGSESDAANSASDSFVRNRNAFMNLEFKGPYSFSNNMIVSGQQTIESHGFGELGYGELIGKQLTNGSIGDVLSSKVSEARTENPILATLNTLSVDDESSSMLSSSVVDSNSRDSLLIDLKLGRFPDYIDGQSSSLSIGAPILSSCESSTPPKRVRAAGANSHTAYCQVYGCNKDLTSSKDYHKRHKVCEAHSKTEKVIVNGIEQRFCQQCSRFHLLAEFDDGKRSCRKRLAGHNERRRKPQVGIRYGRTGRLLQPYNGFAGGRFQGTMLTNTSFICQNVRTSGLLHPEKYVTNEWGKRIKVEDGTDFSPLSAIPVKNGGHFEKHFPYFHNGPSAVTGGILGENNARCPHGFDGTYSGSRPLFQGTSSSASEDINVFDAALSIQGLSGISDSVCALSLLSSQSHSSSSHSSGIPMARSLVIPGYHNHHMTQVSEKLDRVSNMISSSGINSTEGSNMSAILISDSSEAANFNITDGLSCKDGPTINLLQLSSQLQRVEHQRQSMQEDNENETCLRII, encoded by the exons ATGGAGTCCTGGAGTTATGTTTCTGGGGAGAATGGATCTGAATCTGATGCAGCAAATTCAGCTTCtgattcttttgtaagaaacaGAAATGCCTTTATGAATTTGGAGTTCAAAGGTCCATATAGTTTTAGTAACAATATGATAGTCTCTGGACAACAAACAATTGAAAGCCATGGTTTTGGAGAGTTGGGGTATGGAGAATTGATAGGGAAACAGTTAACTAATGGTTCAATTGGGGATGTTTTAAGTAGCAAAGTTAGTGAGGCTAGAACTGAAAATCCAATATTGGCTACCCTGAATACCTTATCCGTGGACGATGAGTCTAGTTCTATGCTTTCAAGTTCTGTTGTAGACTCGAATAGTCGGGATTCTTTGCTGATAGATTTGAAGCTGGGAAGATTTCCTGATTATATAGATGGCCAAAGTTCTAGTTTATCTATAGGAGCCCCCATTTTATCATCATGTGAGTCATCTACACCCCCAAAGAGAGTTCGAGCGGCCGGAGCAAATTCTCATACTGCATATTGCCAAGTTTATGGGTGTAATAAGGATCTCACTTCCTCAAAAGATTACCACAAGAGGCACAAAGTTTGCGAGGCTCACTCAAAAACTGAAAAAGTTATTGTTAATGGAATTGAACAAAGGTTTTGTCAACAATGCAGCAG GTTTCATTTGCTGGCTGAATTTGATGATGGAAAGCGCAGTTGCCGTAAACGCCTAGCTGGCCACAATGAGCGGCGGAGAAAGCCTCAAGTTGGTATTCGATACGGGAGAACCGGAAGGTTACTTCAGCCATATAATG GCTTCGCTGGTGGCAGATTTCAAGGGACTATGCTGACAAATACATCCTTTATTTGCCAAAATGTTCGAACTAGTGGCCTTTTGCATCCTGAGAAATATGTAACAAACGAATGGGGCAAACGGATAAAAGTTGAAGATGGGACGGATTTTAGCCCTCTTTCTGCCATACCTGTCAAGAACGGGGGGCATTTTGAGAAACATTTTCCCTATTTCCATAATGGACCTAGTGCAGTCACTGGAGGCATTTTAGGTGAGAACAATGCACGATGTCCTCATGGTTTTGATGGGACTTATTCCGGATCACGGCCTTTGTTCCAAGGCACCTCCTCGTCAGCAAGTGAAGACATCAATGTTTTCGATGCAGCATTGAGCATTCAGGGATTATCTGGGATTTCGGATTCTGTTTGTGCTCTCTCTCTTCTGTCATCTCAATCACACAGCTCTTCAAGCCACTCATCAGGAATTCCCATGGCCCGTTCCCTGGTTATTCCAGGCTACCATAACCATCACATGACTCAAGTCTCGGAAAAGCTCGACAGAGTGTCGAATATGATCTCTTCATCAGGGATCAATTCAACCGAAGGCAGTAACATGAGTGCTATACTGATATCTGATAGTAGTGAAGCTGCCAACTTCAATATCACTGATGGACTATCATGCAAAGATGGACCGACGATCAACTTGCTTCAGCTTTCATCGCAGCTTCAGCGAGTGGAACATCAAAGACAATCTATGCAAGAAGACAATGAAAATGAGACCTGCCTACGAATCGTTTAA